Proteins encoded in a region of the Halorussus sp. MSC15.2 genome:
- a CDS encoding winged helix-turn-helix domain-containing protein codes for MDNAETATIADSGTGDELRDVLHKRSDILDAVADRPRTKPELIDIVDKSRSTIDRGVDDLESVDCIERRNGTYHPTTKGRLALAEYTDFTEITNRLETAGGILNHLSSENPVSRVFLEGVTIHSSNPHVPGAALEERNELLRSSTRMVGLTPTALCSFPDTLTEVVRDQSITIEIVVEEAVFESLSDVKSDRITALVAHDDVTFYTFEGTLPYALWVMEQEDDTYAGITVYENGGVQGVLINDTTEAVDWAERVYRKYRTRAK; via the coding sequence ATGGATAACGCGGAAACCGCCACCATAGCCGATTCCGGAACGGGCGACGAACTCCGAGACGTCCTCCACAAGCGAAGCGATATTCTCGACGCAGTCGCCGACCGACCTCGTACGAAGCCGGAACTGATAGACATCGTAGACAAATCACGGTCGACAATCGACCGCGGCGTCGATGACCTCGAGTCCGTCGATTGCATCGAACGTCGCAACGGAACGTATCACCCGACGACGAAAGGACGCCTCGCGTTGGCAGAATACACGGATTTCACCGAGATTACGAATCGCCTCGAGACGGCCGGTGGAATCCTGAACCACCTTTCGTCAGAGAACCCAGTCAGTCGCGTGTTCCTCGAAGGCGTCACGATACATTCTTCGAATCCTCACGTCCCCGGAGCAGCGCTCGAAGAGCGCAACGAGTTGCTTCGGTCGTCTACGCGGATGGTTGGTCTCACGCCGACCGCTCTCTGCTCCTTTCCCGACACCCTGACAGAGGTCGTTCGTGACCAGTCCATCACTATCGAGATAGTCGTCGAAGAGGCCGTGTTCGAGTCACTCTCTGACGTAAAAAGCGACCGAATCACCGCACTAGTGGCGCACGACGACGTTACGTTCTACACGTTCGAGGGAACGCTCCCCTACGCACTGTGGGTGATGGAGCAGGAAGACGACACGTACGCGGGCATCACCGTGTACGAGAACGGTGGCGTCCAAGGAGTACTGATAAACGACACGACCGAGGCGGTCGACTGGGCCGAACGAGTCTACCGGAAGTACCGCACGCGGGCAAAATAA
- a CDS encoding DUF4870 domain-containing protein produces the protein MDSVTESSENRGGAKRTIFGTIVHLLGLFFGILGVGVVYLLSDAAFTKANARNALNWQIFVLLVGAVLGVIAFGLKPVSDLFVILAALGTLLLVLLNTVFCLVAAVKALRGQEWRYPFTPNII, from the coding sequence ATGGATTCAGTAACAGAGTCCTCGGAGAATCGAGGCGGTGCCAAGCGAACGATTTTCGGAACGATTGTCCATCTACTGGGTCTCTTTTTCGGAATTCTCGGTGTGGGGGTGGTCTATCTCCTGTCGGATGCGGCGTTCACGAAAGCCAACGCGCGAAACGCGTTAAATTGGCAGATTTTCGTCCTGTTGGTCGGCGCTGTGCTCGGCGTAATCGCGTTCGGTCTCAAACCGGTTTCGGACTTGTTCGTCATACTCGCGGCCCTAGGAACCCTATTACTGGTGCTTCTCAATACGGTGTTCTGCCTCGTAGCGGCAGTCAAAGCGCTTCGCGGACAGGAATGGCGGTATCCATTCACCCCTAATATCATATAA
- a CDS encoding DUF4870 domain-containing protein, with the protein MSPKPNSASPKSPSTQPGPSLLAERSLLGIFVHAIGLVSGFVGPCFVYWVSDHEFTRANARNALNWQLFLTPAFLVASAAVTVPMGVSNWFEIPDVIEFVLFVPVVVVVVALTLLSLMAFVLPVVATVKAIFGKAWEYPIAPDFVSRVGGLT; encoded by the coding sequence ATGTCACCGAAACCCAACTCCGCGTCGCCGAAATCGCCCTCGACCCAACCTGGCCCGTCACTGCTCGCAGAGCGGTCGCTGCTGGGAATCTTCGTTCACGCCATCGGTCTCGTTTCGGGATTCGTCGGCCCGTGTTTCGTTTACTGGGTGTCGGACCACGAGTTTACGCGGGCCAATGCCCGAAACGCGCTCAACTGGCAACTGTTCCTTACCCCTGCGTTCCTCGTCGCAAGCGCCGCCGTCACCGTACCGATGGGCGTGTCGAACTGGTTCGAGATTCCGGACGTAATCGAGTTCGTCCTGTTCGTTCCGGTGGTGGTAGTCGTCGTAGCCTTGACTTTACTCAGTCTAATGGCGTTCGTGTTGCCAGTCGTCGCGACGGTGAAGGCCATCTTCGGCAAGGCGTGGGAGTACCCCATAGCGCCCGACTTCGTATCGCGAGTAGGCGGACTTACCTGA
- a CDS encoding HD domain-containing protein produces MSETEDTEQSDDEGREYDPQADHAFPDERLNEVLEFVENDPEIQTYLDAQNVNPVVRKGYNDHGRKHISIVRNRALGLYDLLKRGDVEFNGASQQGLEEADESVIVALAATIHDIGHVVHRDEHAYWSIPLAADLLDRILPEFGFYDTREVVRVKGEVLHAILCHHTEEDPLTTEAGVVRVADALDMEKGRSRMPYEKGGRGIDTVSSQAIQRVTLMQGEAVPVLVEIEMLNAAGVYQVDNLLKAKLRDSGLEDDIRIIAVNIREDGNQLVERVEL; encoded by the coding sequence ATGAGCGAGACCGAAGACACCGAGCAGTCCGACGACGAAGGTCGTGAGTACGACCCGCAGGCCGACCACGCCTTCCCCGACGAGCGCCTCAACGAAGTTCTGGAGTTCGTCGAGAACGACCCCGAGATTCAGACCTACCTCGACGCCCAGAACGTCAACCCCGTCGTTCGGAAGGGGTACAACGACCACGGGCGCAAGCACATCTCTATCGTCCGAAATCGGGCACTGGGTCTCTACGACCTGCTCAAGCGGGGCGACGTCGAGTTCAACGGCGCGTCCCAGCAGGGACTGGAGGAGGCCGACGAGAGCGTCATCGTCGCGCTCGCCGCGACTATCCACGACATCGGTCACGTCGTCCACCGCGACGAACACGCCTACTGGTCGATTCCGCTCGCGGCCGACCTGCTGGACCGAATCCTGCCCGAGTTCGGCTTCTACGACACCAGGGAGGTCGTCCGAGTCAAGGGCGAGGTCCTCCACGCCATCCTCTGTCACCACACCGAGGAAGACCCTCTCACGACCGAGGCCGGAGTCGTCCGGGTCGCCGACGCACTCGACATGGAGAAGGGCCGTTCGCGGATGCCCTACGAGAAGGGCGGCCGGGGCATCGACACGGTGTCGAGTCAGGCAATCCAGCGCGTCACGCTGATGCAGGGCGAGGCGGTGCCCGTCCTCGTGGAAATCGAGATGCTCAACGCCGCGGGCGTCTATCAGGTGGACAACCTGCTGAAGGCGAAACTCCGCGACTCCGGACTCGAAGACGATATCCGTATCATCGCGGTCAACATCCGCGAGGACGGCAACCAACTGGTCGAGCGGGTCGAACTCTAA
- a CDS encoding PAS domain-containing sensor histidine kinase, with translation MTVNDSMLLSGLDVLPSQVAILDGTGDIVFTNRAWREFPTETGAVADDHVGTNYLEVCEASGDDEASRIADRLRALLDGDRERVSVEYFCPTPRGDRWFTMRGIEFEQSGERYVLVMHVDITDRKQSEIGLRNQNAQLETVAGLLSHDLRNPLNVALGRAELVESEHAEPLVRSLQRMESIISEALEFVRSDETAATRTVELRTRANRAWEQVETGDADLSVVDSTEFEADPQLLNHVLENCFRNAVEHGSASPRSHAHEDAVDHDESTVVVGTLDLDDGFFVADDGRGVPVEDRERVFEDGYTTASTGTGLGLAIVERIVDAHGWRVRIAESESGGARFEIRV, from the coding sequence GTGACCGTCAACGACTCGATGCTCCTGTCGGGGTTGGACGTGCTTCCGAGTCAGGTGGCGATACTCGACGGGACGGGAGACATCGTGTTCACGAACCGAGCGTGGCGCGAGTTCCCGACCGAAACCGGTGCAGTCGCGGACGACCACGTCGGCACGAACTATCTCGAGGTTTGCGAGGCCAGTGGGGACGACGAAGCGTCTCGAATCGCCGACCGACTCCGTGCGCTCCTCGATGGCGACAGGGAGCGCGTTTCGGTCGAGTACTTCTGTCCGACGCCGAGGGGCGACCGATGGTTCACGATGCGCGGTATCGAGTTCGAGCAGTCGGGCGAACGGTACGTGCTGGTCATGCACGTGGACATCACGGACCGCAAACAGTCCGAAATCGGACTCCGGAACCAGAACGCCCAACTCGAAACCGTCGCCGGTCTCCTCAGTCACGACCTCCGCAACCCCTTGAACGTCGCTCTCGGACGGGCGGAACTTGTCGAGTCCGAACACGCCGAACCCCTCGTCAGGTCGCTCCAGCGCATGGAATCTATCATCTCCGAAGCCCTCGAGTTCGTCCGGTCGGACGAGACTGCCGCGACGAGGACGGTCGAACTACGGACGCGGGCGAATCGCGCTTGGGAGCAGGTCGAGACGGGCGACGCGGACCTCTCGGTCGTCGATTCGACCGAGTTCGAGGCCGACCCGCAACTGCTGAACCACGTCCTCGAAAACTGCTTCCGGAACGCCGTGGAACACGGCTCCGCGAGTCCTCGTTCACACGCTCACGAGGACGCCGTGGACCACGACGAGAGTACGGTCGTCGTCGGGACGCTCGACCTCGACGACGGGTTCTTCGTCGCCGACGACGGTCGCGGCGTCCCCGTCGAGGACCGCGAACGCGTTTTCGAAGACGGGTACACCACTGCTTCGACCGGGACCGGACTGGGGTTAGCTATCGTCGAGCGAATCGTGGACGCTCACGGATGGCGAGTCCGCATAGCGGAGTCCGAAAGCGGCGGCGCGCGATTCGAAATCCGAGTTTAG
- a CDS encoding glycosyltransferase codes for MEQVAAFTDTYLPTVNGVTYTIASWRDRWERAGGQMDVVYPNADGHRPTDGEHPVGSLPFPFYDGFRLGTPRIPKAVRDAEVVHAHTPFSIGLGGLRLARDNDVPLVASYHTPTSEYAEYVSPTDSIASLVGRVSEAYERWFFGRADAVLAPSAATRDHLTEEVGVDTTVEVVPNGIDTERFQPVETDDFLARYDLDGERPLVGYTGRHGYEKRLSELVAAASEMDVTVVFGGDGPARADLEAQAEDLGANARFLGFLDREEMAAFYSALDAFAFPSPVETQGLVALEANACGTPVVGANAGALANTIDDGETGYHYESGNIDDFRDAIRRTLADRERLRETCLARRDDVSVENAVERLREVYREIA; via the coding sequence ATGGAACAGGTCGCCGCGTTCACCGACACCTATCTGCCGACCGTCAACGGCGTGACCTACACTATCGCGTCGTGGCGCGACCGCTGGGAGCGGGCGGGCGGTCAGATGGACGTGGTCTACCCCAACGCGGACGGCCACAGACCGACCGACGGCGAACACCCCGTCGGGAGTCTCCCGTTCCCGTTCTACGACGGGTTCCGTCTCGGTACTCCGCGGATTCCGAAGGCGGTCCGCGACGCCGAGGTCGTCCACGCACACACGCCCTTCAGCATCGGTCTGGGCGGTCTCAGACTCGCGCGCGACAACGACGTGCCCCTCGTCGCGTCCTACCACACCCCGACCAGCGAGTACGCCGAATACGTCTCGCCCACCGACTCCATCGCGTCGCTGGTCGGGCGCGTGTCGGAGGCCTACGAGCGCTGGTTCTTCGGTCGGGCCGACGCGGTGCTGGCACCCTCTGCGGCGACTCGCGACCACCTCACCGAGGAGGTCGGCGTGGATACGACCGTCGAGGTCGTCCCCAACGGCATCGACACCGAGCGGTTCCAACCTGTCGAGACCGACGACTTTCTGGCCCGGTACGACCTCGACGGCGAGCGACCGCTGGTCGGCTACACCGGCCGCCACGGGTACGAGAAGCGCCTCTCGGAACTCGTCGCCGCCGCCTCGGAGATGGACGTGACGGTGGTGTTCGGCGGCGACGGTCCCGCCCGCGCGGACTTGGAAGCGCAGGCGGAGGACCTCGGGGCGAACGCTCGGTTCCTCGGGTTCCTCGACCGCGAGGAGATGGCGGCGTTCTACTCGGCGCTCGACGCCTTCGCATTCCCGAGTCCGGTCGAGACGCAGGGGCTGGTTGCGCTGGAGGCCAACGCCTGCGGGACGCCCGTCGTCGGCGCGAACGCGGGCGCGCTGGCCAACACCATCGACGACGGCGAGACCGGCTACCACTACGAGAGCGGGAACATCGACGACTTCCGGGACGCGATTCGCCGGACGCTGGCCGACCGAGAGCGACTCCGCGAGACGTGTCTCGCGCGTCGCGACGACGTGAGCGTCGAGAACGCGGTCGAGCGCCTCCGAGAGGTCTACCGCGAAATCGCGTGA
- a CDS encoding glycosyltransferase family 4 protein: MKVSHYFEWEEYITGGHVQSVDNQRKIMDRRGIEYTTEPTLDADLLHLNNMGPKSLYYAKRARRADVPVLVHTHQTAEDFRESFAFSNALSRPMKPYLRYAYSQADHLVCPSEHNRAVVEEYADAPKTVISNGFDPDKVAGSDDEDLRREYLDRYDLDPPVVFNVGHVIKRKGLEAFVETAREMPDLDFVWFGYLNPAGGELDRLLKSRDTKRLVENSPDNCHFTGYVEDIRGAFAAGDVFFWPSKNENEGIALLEAMSCGKPLVIRDIPTYDWLEDDTHCLKSSGAVGDFASKLDRLRDPALRERLGARAADKSREFELDAVGDDLVALYRELA, translated from the coding sequence ATGAAGGTGAGCCACTACTTCGAGTGGGAGGAGTACATCACGGGCGGCCACGTCCAGTCGGTGGACAATCAGCGCAAAATTATGGACCGACGCGGCATCGAGTACACCACAGAACCCACCCTCGACGCCGACTTGCTCCACCTCAACAACATGGGGCCGAAGTCGCTGTACTACGCCAAACGCGCCCGACGCGCCGACGTACCGGTCCTCGTCCACACTCACCAGACCGCCGAGGACTTCCGGGAGAGTTTCGCGTTCTCGAACGCGCTCTCCCGGCCGATGAAGCCCTACCTCCGGTACGCCTACTCGCAGGCCGACCACCTCGTCTGCCCGTCGGAACACAACCGGGCGGTCGTCGAGGAGTACGCCGACGCGCCCAAGACGGTCATCAGCAACGGGTTCGACCCGGACAAGGTGGCGGGGTCCGACGACGAGGACCTCCGAAGGGAGTATCTCGACCGCTACGACCTCGACCCGCCGGTGGTGTTCAACGTGGGCCACGTCATCAAGCGCAAGGGACTCGAAGCCTTCGTGGAGACGGCCCGCGAGATGCCCGACCTCGACTTCGTCTGGTTCGGTTACCTCAACCCCGCGGGCGGCGAACTCGACCGCCTGCTCAAGAGTCGGGACACCAAGCGACTGGTCGAGAACTCCCCCGACAACTGTCATTTCACGGGCTACGTGGAGGACATCCGCGGCGCGTTCGCGGCCGGAGACGTGTTCTTCTGGCCCTCCAAGAACGAGAACGAGGGCATCGCGCTCCTCGAAGCCATGTCCTGCGGGAAACCGCTGGTCATCCGCGACATCCCGACGTACGACTGGCTCGAAGACGACACTCACTGCCTCAAGTCGAGCGGCGCAGTGGGCGACTTCGCATCGAAACTCGACCGCCTGCGCGACCCGGCCCTGCGCGAGCGACTCGGTGCGCGCGCCGCGGACAAGAGTCGAGAGTTCGAACTGGACGCGGTCGGCGACGACCTCGTCGCTCTGTACCGGGAACTGGCCTGA
- a CDS encoding ribonuclease P protein component 4 has protein sequence MTIAEERIERLASLAREAAAECHDRRAREYVRLARRLAERNRVSLPEQFKRFSCNDCDSYLRPGKNARVRLQEGHVVLTCDCGAQKRHPYE, from the coding sequence ATGACGATAGCCGAAGAGCGCATTGAGCGTCTTGCATCGCTCGCCCGCGAGGCCGCCGCGGAGTGTCACGACCGGCGCGCACGCGAGTACGTGCGCCTCGCGCGACGACTCGCCGAGCGCAACCGCGTCTCGCTCCCCGAGCAGTTCAAGCGATTCAGTTGTAACGACTGCGATAGCTACCTCCGCCCCGGCAAGAACGCCCGCGTCAGATTACAGGAGGGCCACGTCGTCCTCACGTGCGACTGCGGGGCGCAGAAACGACACCCCTACGAATAG